One Arachis hypogaea cultivar Tifrunner chromosome 2, arahy.Tifrunner.gnm2.J5K5, whole genome shotgun sequence genomic window, gttttttccaAATATGTGgtttgagaaaaaataaattacaaaataagatttttttaatgatttttataaattgcaaaagaaattataccatagttaattagttaagttacaaaatttaaattaaataaaaagttaaatttaaccatgataaactaatttattttaattaataatattctgACATGTATCAGGGATAACTTAccttttaaaatagagagaattaAGTAGAATTTACCAATAATTAATCTAATGTcaaactaaataaatataaaatcaatctGAAATATACCaagatataatattaatatataatatcttaAATATATTCTACTAATACTCATAATTAGTAGTCAGCAGTTTACATATTCATGTGACTTGTTGAGGATTAGAGATCCTCTTCACTTTACTAGCCATCAAATGAAGCTTAGCTTGCATCTCGTACCTTAATCATATTATTATCAAGTTCAGATCTTCACTGCACAAACAAAACAAACTAACTCACTCTTTGAATCCCTCCATGTCTCTCAAAATTGCTTTATAAACGTATACAATATTTCTGTATTGCCTCTTATGGCCCATgtttatcaataattaatttgttgTATCAAGTTTTTTTCTTACATGATGTAAGTTTTGGACCTACAAAATTGTATGAAAAGTTTATAATAACTTCGAAGGCATAAATTCATTTCATATGAagtgattttaaaattctaagagtagaatgaaagaaaaagaaaagaagaggtgaATGTGGTTCCTgctcttttgcttttcttttagtgTTGAAAATATAAGGTTGGTATTAACGAACCAACTCTTACAAGAAATCACACCTCAGAGAATGCAAGGATATAGGAGTTGGTCATGGTTTGTCCATATTATCACATGATACAACTTCTTCATAATTTATTAAACTTGTCTGCAACAACGTATAAAATGATAGGATCCTTTTCCACCAAATCAATGATTCATTACAATATGATGATGATATTCTAGTCCTCATCAATAATAGAATCCATGTGGTTTCCTCTAACTTAAAAAACCATGCCAATTAAGCTTTTTTGCCTAGAAATAATGTTATCATTAatcataaaaaaagttaaaatctaAAGTGGTTCCTCACAAAATATACCAATTTGGTCTCTAACTTTCCAATTACACTACTTATATCCTCAAGATTGAATAAAATACATCTAGGTGGTTCCTTGCCTATTTTCATGTCAAATTGCTTGTCGTCAAGAGTGACCTGGCACTGACTTGGCACCCTAGATTATCTAATGGTTATATGAGGTAACAATTAAAACTGTGTAACCCAGTTTGGTCCCTTATCCTCTTTTTAACCCTAATCGCAGTAGTAGCTCTTGAAGGTGACGGGAGTTCTATTCGATCAACGACAAGACACCAAGTCGGAGCAGACACAAAAACCCTAGCTAATAATCTAGTTTCAATGATTTTTCATTAACCTACACAAAATCCATAAGTAAAATCCACAATGATGCATACCTCAACACggtaaaaaatgggaaaaaaaaattatctgcTGCATACCTACCTCTGTGTCAAGAGGTTTCGCGAAGAAACCTTGCTCCTTCCTTCAACGATTTTGAGCCAATGATGACCAGGTTCCGACGAACTCCAAATGGCTTCCCCACAACAACCCTCGTGATGACTTGCAGATGCCAGGATTTTGAGCAACGTGGTTTACGTTCGAAGAAGACAAAGTGACATCTTTGCTATGGGGGTTTCAATGTTTTAACTCCCTTATAGTTGAAATGGTGTCGTTTTATTATGAGTTTAGTGCCAAAATTAATACGACAACATTTCAGGTTGTCCAACGTGGCAATCATTTGCCTGGTCACTCCCGACGGCAAGTAATTTGATCGGAAAATAGACAAGGGACCATCTAGGTGCATTTTATTCAATCTCTGGGATATAAGTAGTGCAATAGAAAATTAGGGACCAAATCAGTGCATTTCGTAAATTTCAGAGACCATTTGGGGTTTAAGTCGTATACACCTACTTTGTTCTAGTTTGATAGGATATAATCATTGTATATCATGAACATAAAATATACTCTCTTGAATACCATCATTTTTTGAACATCCAAAAGTTAGTGTGTACATAAAGTATTCCAGAACTTAGGTAAGTCCATACCACTGGAAAGAAGAATCTTAACCTAGTATTAGTGTGTTAGGTAGCAAAGCATGAAGTATCTGTACTCCGAATTTACAATAAGGTCTAAAGTTCTTAGTTCTTGATCAAAGCAAAATAGTAGGACTATGGTGGTAATGTATGCTCCAATTGCAGGCGTCGGATATTCAGGGTTCTGGATTAGGTTCCTCTTTTAAAAGATCATCAAGACGACTAGTGCGCATATATTTTGATGCCAAATTCGATTCTTGTCTCGGCACATCCAGAAAGTCTTGCAATCCAGTAGTCAGTGCTTGCTTCGATGTCAAGGAAGCTCCAAGGAGGCTTAAAGCCTGAAGTTTAAAATAATGAAGAAAAGGCATCACATTAAAAGGAGAGGGATGAGAGTTAGAAGTGCTAAAAAGATTTTAGCATAGACAAAGTAGTCCCTCAAGATTTAAAAGTGACGTATTCGTCTCTCATTGTGCAGAAAAGGCAATAGATTAGTCATTCCATACAAAATCCTTAATATGTccaatttttttaagtaaaatttctAAATCTAGTGATAGAAGGTAACTAGCTGCCATACCTCTGCCTCACCAATGCTTATCACCTTTATTTCAAGATCATCAATGGGAACATTCAACTCTTTCAAATAAGAAATGCAAGAGTCACCAGAAAGTGGCCTCACTCTTAAGTCATCTCCTACGGCATATAATGCTGGTCTTCTCACAAACCCCACAGCACTTTCTTTCAATCTCTTTGGGGATCTTGGGTCTAGAGCAGTCAGAAGTTTTACACCAGCGATGtcagaatttgatttggaaatcaCTCCCCCGGTCCAGGTAACTTCTCTTTTTCTATTACTATAGTAAGGATTTGGCTCAGGCTCATATGTCCCTTTTCCATAATAATATGTAGGAAGTTCCTCCTCAGGAATGTTGAGCAGCTGATTCGGACAACTATATTGCGGCGCTACACCAGGATTGAGCAACACAGAACGCGAATCTGTACACCATGAAGAATCTAAGGTCTCCACACTCTTGTACAAGTTATCAACACAACCAACTGAAGTGTTACCACCCAATTGCTTCACAATGGACCCCAACGGTATGGTGAGTAAGCTAAACATGAAGTCGACAAAATCTTCCTTAGCTTCTGCAaacattatcttgttttgagacTTACTCTGTAGTATCTTTATATCCATTTTACTCTCACTGGTTGCAGGCCTCATAACTCTAATTGCCGATGCAAATGGGTTTAATGGTTTGTCTTTCTTCTTGGAGTCGCTTGCCAAAACCATATTAGTCAAAGGCTCATATGAGGTTAGGGTATACTTGAGCAAGTTCAAAATctataaagaaaaatgaaaagaagcaGGTTCTTAGTcaaaataacaaacataattCACAAACATAACCCGTTTTCACTAGAAAGATGaaatttcataaatgaaacaTCAGGTATTaaactaaaccaaacaataagaGCTATACTATACTGTACAATCAAGATGTGCAAATTAACTAACTGAATATTACGACTTACAAACTAGCCAAATTAAGAATATTAAATAACACACCAAGGAATTTACATTTAGACACACAAGATTCATGCACCAGCCCCTTGAGTTTGAAGAATATCAATGATTAGCAACAGCTTTGTTCCATAGGCAATGTTAGAGACCAGGAATGAACTTTCTACCACATGTTTATGGAGGCTTTGAACAATTACAATGCCAAAAACAAATCTGTCTAATAGCTTAAACTGTTCATTGAAAGTTAACAGATGGGGTAATACATGTAACACAAAAGTTCATAAAAAAAGCAGATATAAGAGATAGCACATATAGATAGGTTGTTCAATGTTTAGTTAATTTCAAGCTATTTGCATGAACTAAAACGC contains:
- the LOC112749276 gene encoding uncharacterized protein; amino-acid sequence: MASQEEQKIPIKVFIDKQHNKVVAVESTKDFVDTLFSFLSLPLATIIRLLTNHHQQQPPPPPLLGCITNLYQSVENLTQNDVWNSVCKHMLLFPRNPCDSLCWKLFFNIDDTEPSPRFLVCEYCTSKFTTFRNLICACGNPVNGQPHDLDWELRMKSNSNNNGHVNVDDSKCGVFVKENGSLFLVFDDLAVVPSSLVTSVQMLHQLGYSDLTQLEQVTRTIGKDEILNLLKYTLTSYEPLTNMVLASDSKKKDKPLNPFASAIRVMRPATSESKMDIKILQSKSQNKIMFAEAKEDFVDFMFSLLTIPLGSIVKQLGGNTSVGCVDNLYKSVETLDSSWCTDSRSVLLNPGVAPQYSCPNQLLNIPEEELPTYYYGKGTYEPEPNPYYSNRKREVTWTGGVISKSNSDIAGVKLLTALDPRSPKRLKESAVGFVRRPALYAVGDDLRVRPLSGDSCISYLKELNVPIDDLEIKVISIGEAEALSLLGASLTSKQALTTGLQDFLDVPRQESNLASKYMRTSRLDDLLKEEPNPEP